A region of uncultured Fibrobacter sp. DNA encodes the following proteins:
- a CDS encoding GatB/YqeY domain-containing protein: MSSALLTKIKDDIKAAMKAHDSETLGTLRTLHSDIKNEAMKSGATPAQIEETITDEMCVDVLARSVKQKQEAIDILTKGGFLDKVPAEEAIIALYRKYMPAEMTEDEVKALIAEIKAATGASSPKDMGKIMKELSPKVKGRFDAKRASALVQEALK, encoded by the coding sequence ATGAGCAGTGCATTGCTGACTAAGATTAAGGATGATATCAAGGCCGCCATGAAGGCGCACGATTCCGAAACTCTCGGAACGCTCCGTACCCTCCATTCCGACATCAAGAACGAAGCCATGAAGAGCGGTGCCACTCCGGCCCAGATCGAAGAAACCATCACCGACGAAATGTGCGTCGACGTTCTTGCCCGTAGCGTGAAGCAGAAGCAGGAAGCTATCGACATCCTCACGAAGGGCGGTTTCCTGGATAAGGTTCCTGCCGAAGAAGCGATCATCGCCCTGTACCGCAAGTACATGCCCGCCGAAATGACCGAAGACGAAGTCAAGGCCCTCATTGCCGAAATCAAGGCCGCGACTGGTGCTTCTAGCCCGAAAGACATGGGCAAGATTATGAAGGAACTTTCCCCGAAGGTCAAGGGCCGTTTCGACGCCAAGCGCGCCTCCGCTCTCGTCCAGGAAGCTCTTAAGTAA
- the rpsU gene encoding 30S ribosomal protein S21, giving the protein MIGVIVKSNEPFERALKRFTKSCEKNGIISDVKKRQRFEKPSEEKKRIETAARRKRLKEIADQNRKRLY; this is encoded by the coding sequence GTGATCGGCGTAATTGTTAAGTCCAACGAACCTTTCGAACGCGCTCTCAAGCGTTTCACCAAGTCTTGCGAAAAGAACGGCATCATTTCCGATGTCAAGAAGCGTCAGCGCTTCGAAAAGCCTTCTGAAGAAAAGAAGCGCATCGAAACGGCTGCCCGTCGCAAGCGCCTGAAAGAAATCGCTGACCAGAACCGCAAGCGTCTCTACTAA
- a CDS encoding SPOR domain-containing protein, translating to MKKLILPLAAIALASSALVACNDEEQLVPKMEPAKPAVQAPAPKQEEQPKAEEPELVPIQSLSGNSDSKDAAPEAAAKNDSPAPAGNVQPLEKGDFVVQVSIQSSKKAADGIVKKLAENNVKAYIAEVENPGELEGTYYRIRVGYFETNASAQEYGKQVLSPLNYAWWVDMSKNDDVGNPGGESDSYSNNSYSNSNSYSTPAPAPEPEPEPAPEPEPAPAPAPAPEPEPAPAPEPEPAPAPAPEPEPAPAPAPAPEPEPAPAPAPAPEPAPAAPAPADNFDDWE from the coding sequence ATGAAAAAACTCATTTTACCCCTCGCAGCCATCGCTCTCGCAAGTTCTGCGCTTGTCGCCTGCAATGACGAAGAACAGCTTGTCCCGAAGATGGAACCGGCAAAGCCTGCCGTTCAGGCACCAGCACCCAAGCAGGAAGAACAGCCCAAGGCCGAGGAGCCCGAACTCGTTCCGATCCAATCTCTTTCTGGAAACAGCGATTCCAAGGACGCAGCTCCCGAAGCTGCAGCCAAGAACGACTCCCCCGCACCGGCAGGCAACGTCCAGCCGCTTGAAAAGGGTGATTTCGTTGTCCAGGTCAGCATCCAGTCTTCCAAGAAGGCCGCAGACGGCATCGTGAAGAAACTCGCCGAAAACAACGTGAAGGCCTACATCGCCGAAGTCGAAAACCCCGGCGAACTCGAAGGCACCTACTACCGTATCCGTGTCGGCTACTTCGAAACGAATGCCAGCGCCCAGGAATACGGCAAGCAGGTTCTTTCTCCGCTGAACTACGCCTGGTGGGTAGACATGAGCAAGAACGACGACGTGGGTAACCCCGGCGGCGAATCCGATTCCTACTCCAACAACTCCTATTCCAATTCTAATTCCTATTCTACTCCGGCACCGGCGCCGGAACCCGAACCTGAGCCCGCACCGGAACCTGAACCGGCTCCCGCCCCAGCACCTGCACCGGAACCCGAGCCTGCTCCTGCTCCGGAGCCTGAACCGGCTCCTGCGCCCGCACCAGAGCCCGAACCGGCACCCGCTCCAGCACCCGCACCGGAGCCCGAACCGGCACCTGCTCCAGCACCTGCACCGGAACCCGCTCCCGCAGCCCCGGCTCCAGCAGACAACTTCGACGACTGGGAATAA
- a CDS encoding FISUMP domain-containing protein, with translation MKGISQLLFSLFCFLLICSCSESSTTPDGIPSKVSNLAELRHQPCNEEYRDSVIDVIDGDISFICDGSRWMMNPQSSSGNDTDYSSSEEVFSSSSERNFFSEENYSSAKEYSSSREISSSETATSSAAYSSSSLDSYESSSSDIFEVSSSNQESSSSVSAYVIFPDTTNSSSSFESHLIVWKGKDYGSEFNEETGILTDLRDNKKYKTITIDSHTWTIDNLAFTDSTIMPYLEKRVRCSEEEGCTYTWGAAMDSVYTGCGIDNVCMDRPRQGICPSGWHIPTRKDWSQLFYAVHPDKDSIFHQLLAKYHFWGDLPENTEKADLYFWTSHSTCALEADVIFCRIGRYDYDLYNDVPKSRFMPVRCVKD, from the coding sequence ATGAAAGGTATTTCACAGCTTCTTTTTTCGTTATTCTGTTTTCTTTTAATCTGTTCATGTAGCGAATCGTCGACAACTCCGGACGGCATTCCAAGCAAAGTATCTAACCTCGCCGAGTTACGGCACCAGCCCTGCAACGAAGAATACAGGGATTCCGTCATTGACGTTATCGACGGGGACATTTCCTTTATATGCGATGGCAGTAGATGGATGATGAACCCACAGAGTTCATCTGGCAACGACACCGACTACTCTAGCAGCGAAGAAGTTTTTTCGTCCAGCAGCGAGCGAAACTTTTTCAGCGAGGAAAACTACAGCAGCGCGAAAGAATACAGTTCCAGTCGCGAAATATCAAGTAGCGAAACCGCGACAAGTTCCGCGGCCTATTCCTCCAGCAGCTTAGATTCTTACGAAAGTTCGTCGAGCGACATTTTCGAAGTCTCGTCTTCGAACCAGGAATCGTCCAGCTCGGTTTCGGCATACGTCATTTTCCCTGACACCACCAACAGTTCATCGTCTTTTGAAAGCCACCTTATCGTATGGAAGGGCAAGGACTACGGAAGTGAATTCAACGAAGAGACCGGAATATTGACGGACCTTCGGGACAACAAAAAGTACAAGACCATCACCATCGATAGCCACACCTGGACAATCGACAACCTTGCCTTTACGGATTCCACCATCATGCCTTATCTCGAGAAGCGTGTCAGATGCAGCGAAGAGGAAGGATGCACGTACACCTGGGGCGCCGCAATGGATTCCGTCTATACCGGCTGCGGCATAGACAACGTGTGCATGGACCGTCCAAGACAAGGCATCTGTCCTTCCGGATGGCACATTCCCACGAGAAAAGACTGGTCGCAGCTTTTTTACGCCGTCCACCCGGATAAAGACTCAATATTTCACCAGCTATTAGCCAAGTACCATTTCTGGGGAGATTTGCCAGAAAACACCGAAAAGGCAGATCTATATTTCTGGACTTCCCATAGCACTTGTGCACTCGAAGCAGACGTCATATTCTGTCGCATTGGCCGCTACGATTACGACCTGTATAATGACGTTCCGAAGTCACGTTTTATGCCAGTCCGTTGTGTCAAGGATTAA
- a CDS encoding FISUMP domain-containing protein, which translates to MKKQFAYTTLLGLFLAACSSDDSFYGSTTPVVLSSVQDLDLFTCNDYTLGTEVYVEETDSYYTCKTSKFNKAEWEFSSNPKYSSAKTNSSARTNSSANTKYSFDEDFSSSSHSRISSSDSFSEERSSSSYSTYQESSSSKAAPVTYERVNPKDIRYGLMTDPRDGQIYKTVTIGTQTWMAQNLNYAVENKIRGTDIIQKNNWCAGVALPESKYGDCEKYGRLYTWAAANDSVGNARFSEGPCDSWYKDCPTQGICPDGWHIPSTWDWSILVYVSTDSSVDHSSLSSSIHSNKSAPEHLLSNHDLWYTVSGGIFNVYEDFGFNVQPTGLFRYGAPDSSIASFWSNANDDDIISFERDEVWSFNSFNAWRRQRAFAAAIRCIKDTIETDSENLSTTELTPPDFPVSLGPTYSDPPAPEPASTYLNPDIEYGEMVDNRDKQVYKTVVINNQTWMAQNLNYEIAPGLQSWCGGGSDLHEGNCDTYGRLYTWAAANGKTEAECGHGRSCKTTERQGICPDGWYLPTLGQYDTLAHFLSDSEIVPNGTLLKANSDLWEMEGKGIDKVGFSALPAGYRKYRFEATNRTAYFWTSGQESEFSGRAIALRGQYDVMDTTQWEDKELGFSVRCIKY; encoded by the coding sequence ATGAAGAAACAATTTGCGTATACAACTCTCCTCGGATTATTCCTAGCCGCCTGCTCCTCGGACGATAGCTTTTACGGCTCGACAACTCCCGTAGTCCTTTCTAGCGTACAAGACCTCGACCTCTTCACCTGCAACGATTATACCTTGGGTACCGAGGTGTATGTCGAAGAAACGGATTCGTACTACACCTGCAAAACATCAAAGTTCAACAAGGCGGAATGGGAATTTTCATCCAATCCAAAATATTCTTCGGCAAAGACGAATTCCTCGGCGAGAACAAACTCTTCGGCCAATACAAAGTATTCTTTCGATGAAGATTTTAGCTCATCGAGTCATTCGCGTATATCTTCTAGCGATTCCTTTTCAGAGGAACGCTCCAGTTCTTCGTACTCAACATATCAAGAATCAAGTTCATCAAAGGCTGCACCCGTCACCTACGAACGCGTCAATCCCAAGGATATCCGCTACGGGCTGATGACCGACCCCCGCGACGGCCAAATCTACAAGACTGTCACCATCGGCACACAGACCTGGATGGCGCAGAACCTGAACTACGCCGTCGAAAATAAAATTCGGGGAACGGATATCATCCAGAAGAACAACTGGTGTGCAGGCGTCGCCCTGCCCGAAAGCAAATACGGGGATTGCGAAAAATACGGAAGACTCTACACCTGGGCCGCCGCAAACGACTCCGTCGGGAACGCTCGATTCAGCGAAGGACCTTGCGACAGTTGGTACAAAGACTGCCCCACACAGGGAATTTGCCCCGACGGTTGGCATATTCCTAGCACATGGGACTGGAGCATTCTGGTATACGTATCGACAGACAGTTCCGTCGATCACTCTAGCCTCTCTTCTTCAATCCACTCCAACAAGTCTGCACCCGAGCACTTGCTAAGCAATCATGACTTATGGTATACCGTATCGGGCGGCATTTTCAACGTCTATGAAGATTTCGGGTTCAACGTACAACCCACAGGATTATTTCGATACGGAGCACCCGATTCCTCTATAGCCAGTTTCTGGTCAAATGCCAATGACGATGACATTATCAGTTTCGAAAGAGACGAAGTGTGGAGTTTCAATTCGTTCAATGCATGGAGAAGGCAGCGAGCCTTTGCGGCGGCCATCCGCTGTATCAAGGATACCATCGAAACCGATTCCGAGAACTTATCGACTACCGAATTAACGCCACCCGACTTTCCCGTTAGCCTAGGGCCAACCTATTCTGACCCACCGGCACCAGAACCTGCAAGCACATACCTCAACCCCGACATCGAATACGGAGAAATGGTTGACAACCGAGACAAGCAGGTCTACAAGACTGTCGTTATTAACAACCAGACATGGATGGCACAGAACTTGAACTACGAAATTGCCCCCGGACTACAAAGCTGGTGCGGAGGCGGTTCCGATTTGCACGAAGGCAATTGCGATACCTACGGAAGACTTTATACCTGGGCCGCCGCAAACGGGAAAACCGAAGCGGAATGCGGACATGGGCGCTCTTGCAAAACAACGGAACGGCAAGGAATCTGCCCCGACGGTTGGTATCTACCGACGCTCGGACAATACGACACGCTCGCGCATTTCCTGAGCGACAGCGAAATAGTTCCGAACGGAACGCTCCTCAAGGCAAATTCCGACCTCTGGGAAATGGAAGGAAAGGGAATCGACAAGGTCGGCTTTTCCGCACTGCCTGCGGGGTATCGCAAATATCGATTTGAAGCGACGAACAGGACGGCCTATTTCTGGACATCCGGGCAAGAAAGCGAATTTTCCGGCAGGGCCATCGCATTGCGTGGGCAGTACGACGTGATGGATACTACTCAATGGGAGGATAAGGAATTGGGATTTTCAGTCCGTTGCATCAAGTACTAA
- the rimO gene encoding 30S ribosomal protein S12 methylthiotransferase RimO — MPTKKPKVFVVHLGCAKNQVDAENLVGEMLHAGFTTCDTAGKADYILVNTCGFIEAAKEESINAIFAQINGKKPKQKLIVSGCLSGRYGEELVKELPEVDYWVGTYKPGELLKKMGIVAPATCDAENLPRMNLGGFKHHAYLKIAEGCNRRCAYCAIPLIRGKQVSRSIEDIVAEAKELEAQGVKEITLIAQDTTYFGREKGKKGGTLAELLRAILDNTNIPWIRTLYWYPMFVDDELLDLMASEPRLVKYVDMPIQHASDNVLKNMKRNYRMKELVEILHKIRKRIPGVTLRTTVLVGFPGETHEDFEELMELLQDVQFDHLGGFVFSPEEGTPVMEMDLPAVDESEARARLDAVTDLQEELDAERAEAMIGKTVRIIIDQVAEESEYHFYGRTEGNSMENDDIVKVLEGDADVGEFRDALVVDAEPHELIVKLI; from the coding sequence ATGCCTACAAAAAAGCCCAAAGTATTTGTTGTCCATTTAGGTTGCGCCAAGAACCAGGTCGATGCCGAAAACCTGGTAGGCGAAATGCTCCATGCAGGCTTTACGACCTGCGACACCGCTGGGAAGGCAGACTACATCCTGGTGAACACCTGCGGATTTATCGAAGCCGCCAAGGAAGAATCCATCAACGCGATTTTTGCACAAATTAACGGCAAGAAGCCGAAACAGAAACTGATTGTTTCGGGTTGCCTTTCGGGCCGCTACGGCGAGGAACTGGTGAAGGAACTCCCCGAAGTCGATTACTGGGTGGGTACCTACAAGCCGGGCGAACTTTTAAAGAAGATGGGCATTGTGGCCCCCGCCACCTGCGACGCTGAAAACCTGCCGCGTATGAACCTCGGCGGATTCAAGCATCACGCTTACTTAAAGATTGCCGAGGGTTGCAACCGTCGCTGCGCCTACTGCGCCATTCCCCTTATCCGCGGGAAACAGGTATCCCGCAGCATCGAGGACATCGTTGCCGAAGCGAAGGAACTCGAGGCACAGGGCGTCAAAGAAATTACGCTTATCGCACAGGACACGACTTACTTTGGACGCGAAAAGGGCAAGAAGGGCGGCACGCTCGCTGAACTTTTACGCGCCATTCTTGACAACACGAACATTCCGTGGATACGTACACTTTACTGGTACCCGATGTTCGTGGACGACGAGCTCTTAGACCTGATGGCAAGTGAACCGAGACTCGTGAAGTACGTGGACATGCCGATTCAGCATGCAAGCGACAACGTACTCAAGAACATGAAGCGCAACTACCGCATGAAGGAACTCGTCGAGATTCTGCACAAGATTCGTAAGCGTATTCCGGGAGTCACGCTCCGCACCACGGTACTTGTCGGATTCCCCGGCGAAACGCATGAAGACTTTGAAGAGCTGATGGAACTCCTGCAAGATGTACAGTTCGACCATCTGGGCGGATTCGTGTTCAGCCCCGAAGAAGGCACGCCCGTGATGGAAATGGACCTCCCCGCCGTGGACGAAAGCGAAGCCCGCGCAAGGCTCGACGCCGTGACCGACCTGCAAGAAGAACTGGACGCAGAACGCGCCGAGGCGATGATCGGAAAGACGGTCCGCATTATCATCGACCAGGTTGCCGAAGAAAGCGAATACCATTTCTACGGTCGCACCGAAGGGAACTCCATGGAAAACGATGACATCGTGAAGGTGCTGGAAGGCGACGCTGACGTGGGTGAATTCCGCGATGCGCTAGTGGTTGACGCCGAGCCGCACGAACTGATTGTGAAGCTGATTTAA
- a CDS encoding autotransporter outer membrane beta-barrel domain-containing protein, with protein MFKKVLLALCLTAFMSWAQDDEDDDGFVSAPAAAEEDDDDGFVSAPAGGSHATMATADDEDEDFGGSEMTAAQRREQAERKKFEEEQRLDEYANSERRRDWLRNRLIFQIGMGSRYPIMGETGMGMGLGAGLEYILPFHFALYGSFGFLPKGTDNDFDEWELEGGTGYKVGLNYYLFPKNPLHLGLSFSYGTVYFDHDIIPVDNVRPLIKVNGYQFDLLITYLTNEWYYLQFSIGMYYAPKLANVPNTGDQDTDNPSFRKKDYDDGSGTGERVWPTKEWVSKVVEKDGMSKTGIVFGIAIGYALPELFPDDTEKRRREREKARERSGIAGR; from the coding sequence ATGTTTAAGAAAGTACTTTTGGCTTTATGCTTGACCGCCTTCATGTCCTGGGCTCAGGACGATGAAGATGATGATGGTTTCGTTTCGGCACCGGCTGCCGCAGAAGAAGATGACGATGATGGCTTTGTTTCGGCTCCCGCCGGAGGCTCTCATGCGACAATGGCTACTGCCGATGATGAAGATGAAGACTTTGGCGGCTCCGAGATGACTGCAGCCCAGCGCCGTGAACAGGCCGAACGTAAAAAGTTCGAAGAAGAACAGCGCCTGGACGAATACGCAAACTCTGAACGCCGTCGTGACTGGCTCCGCAACCGTCTTATTTTCCAGATCGGTATGGGCTCCCGTTATCCGATTATGGGTGAAACCGGTATGGGCATGGGCCTTGGCGCCGGCCTGGAATACATCTTGCCGTTCCACTTCGCTCTTTATGGATCCTTCGGTTTCTTGCCCAAGGGTACCGACAACGATTTCGATGAATGGGAACTGGAAGGCGGCACGGGCTATAAGGTGGGTTTGAACTATTACCTTTTCCCGAAAAACCCGCTCCACTTGGGTCTTTCCTTCTCCTACGGAACAGTCTACTTCGACCACGACATTATTCCCGTGGACAACGTTCGTCCTCTCATCAAGGTGAACGGTTACCAGTTTGACCTCCTTATTACGTACTTGACGAACGAATGGTACTACTTGCAGTTCTCTATCGGTATGTACTATGCGCCGAAGCTTGCCAATGTTCCGAACACGGGCGACCAGGATACGGATAACCCGAGCTTCCGCAAGAAAGACTATGATGACGGTTCTGGTACAGGCGAAAGAGTTTGGCCGACTAAGGAATGGGTTTCCAAGGTCGTTGAAAAAGATGGCATGAGCAAGACCGGCATTGTCTTTGGCATTGCGATTGGTTACGCTCTTCCGGAACTGTTCCCGGATGACACTGAAAAGCGTCGCCGCGAACGTGAAAAGGCCAGGGAACGTTCTGGCATTGCCGGTCGCTAA